Proteins encoded together in one Chitinophaga sp. LS1 window:
- a CDS encoding DUF5977 domain-containing protein has product MILKHVAGSKRLIASLMLVVMYLETVLPNYAFGAPVVFPVSVTTTRTPLPVRENAAVLPAEKSTPAGRTMTSKAFIGGPTQPESQDFHSVNSDNMVDLFSGDFSYSIPLLDVGGYPLALGYNSGVGMDQDASWVGLGWNLNPGSITRNLRGLPDDFNGTDTIQQVSAMKPNVSAGVSVALSEELLGLPLNKLTGSDSASLSLSLTASVGINYNNYKGWGMETGLSPSINVGSASMGKLTAGLSLTNSSTDGFTVGASLDYKKNWERTKETGTMGGSVGLSTGFNSRSGMKALTLGLGTSMTRSSTKNQTGSDGKTVTTTTNQWGSSTGASRTIMSFAYPSYSPAVTLPYTNTNLTFTLKVGTDASVSSSTLAFEGYYAKQEIKEADQHRSLPAYGYLNYQGAGNNTSVLMDYNREKDIPYREKPAVPNIGIPSYTYDVFAMSGEGTGGSFRAYRSDIGHVFDHYNKTKFVSGTAGADLSAGGLVHAGATIGLTYAYTENGAWLKDNIFYTQTPFTSSLGTYEGSYFRNPGEMTVNDKEYYTKLGGDDVVTVKLNQSSTSSSTLQATKYLSRYQYKKWVADEAMDTLSSMRTRREKRNQVISYLTAEEAGVAGFPRFIENYSENYYSLTPCPAVISDDVDGDGVGLQGQYFIHRNFEKKLYEKVDTVIYMPNQTVFNYDRAADVTPLNTRWSARWTGRIKAPVTGDYTFYLNHDDGARLFLNDTSLIDNFGIVATLDSAKVNLVAGQYYKVRVDYNNNKGSMRAMLEWKYPSQDRIRVPTENLYLTSTKDTLMVDSVSIEKRVNSFRQKNHISEIDVTNADGKRYIYGLPIYNLQQKEATFSVDASKGNADSGLVKYTPGAENSTGNSSGNDHYYSSELMPAYAHTFLLTALLSPDYQDLTGNGITADDKGDAIKFNYTKIAGINNPYNWRSPAPAIPNQASLNQGQRTDNRDDKGSYVYGQKELWYLHSIESKNMVAIFKMSSRDDLPAIDENGVRQKGNYGRKLEEINLYTKSELMKANPKPVKTVHFEYSYDLCKGANGRINAEGKLTLKKVWFTYNNNQKGKRHPYVFFYNGVNPDYNSKEVDRWGTYKPSGQNPSQVNNNDYPYSLQDSTLAAQNVGAWTLDSIQLPAGGRIKVDYESDDYAYVQNKRAAQMYTIAGFSLGAPNSADDLQSNLYNGQYDNQYVSINVPKAVSSNAEVYTRYLEGMEKVYFRLYVKMPADKYGSGSEYVPVYATLDQSKYGFFNGGKTIYIRVKAISTNGEIDMATSLYSPLTKAAFSYLRMNLPSKAYPGSETGDDVSAVDVIKILASQASNIVQMLATFDKAARTKNWARSVDLGRSYVRLNNPYYKKYGGGIRVKRIRIFDNWNEMTKQKESVYGQEYIYTTTKDINGKTDTISSGVATYEPMIGADENPWRTPLEYNQQVAALAPIVNGYTELPLGESFFPSPGVGYSKVRVRTIHANKTRSANGYGENCYYTSYDFPTLTDMTLLADNKKRYKPALSNLLRINSKHYIAVSQGFKVELNDMNGRLKSQASYSETNSTTPVASTTNYYRVDDQQATTKHLNNTVMAMTPKGVIDTTAVIGKDMELMTDMREERSVSTAVTVQVNGDMFTFPWPPIMFIPVALSVYNKEETMYHSAAVSKVIYRHGILDSVVVTDKDSKISTRNLLYDSETGNVLLTSTQNEFNDPIYNFTMPAGWAYDGMSGAYKNIGVILKNIYIRQGRITSGLPATAKVTDYFAGGDKILIYSKPKTGGEDCAPHVATFPATGLMYTVDANEQNGGSPDIYFVDENGQPFTGNDITLKVVKSGRKNIGAAISNVSLLKNPLVQTSTGYKLVIDSTSKVIAAAAVQYKSTWKVPDSRKSGTVTTCVPEAYAKYAGGDASDCGVTQTTYGNHLLSRSYIVSNCSSGYIGRYAVSYVVPANKFSSTVSQAAADSMAQKLMSDSGQLYANAHGVCIAYYASTAQTATTSKNNCAAGSKGATASYTVGAGFSHSYVSQAAADSTAYAWALSEAQSQANNSTCYYYSVAQSGSYTKNNCASGGTGGSVTYNLAAGTDSSSVSQTAADSLAKIRLASLGQAYANANGTCTFYNTLVSVTKTRNNCASGGTGSSVTYTVAAGKWSSTVSQAKADSLANVDLTNNAQAYANTNGTCTYYNTAVSVTKTKNNCASGGTGSSVTYTVAANKYSSTVSQASADSLANADLTANAQTYANTNGYCTFYNTAVSVTKTRNNCATGGTGSSVTYTVAANKYSSTVSQASADSLANADLTANAQTYANTNGYCTFYNTAVSVTKTRNNCATGGTGSSVTYTVAANKYSSTVSQASADSLANADLTANAQTYANTNGSCTFYNTAVTSTKTRNNCGTNGTGSSVTYTVAASKYSSTVSQASADSLASADLTANAQTYANTNGTCTYTNDAMSRTYTRNNCGTGYTGSSVTYSVAAGKYTSTVSYADANSKAAADTLANGQTYANTNGTCTAQTVTVNINPSPSGHTANTAHGTISIKTSSGTTIMSGTYDGTDLLATNGTSKTYSTTATTFVVTIAAMTAGYASVNGTAKNVYSGTQTWTVTGSTINILLYLQ; this is encoded by the coding sequence ATGATATTAAAACATGTCGCAGGAAGCAAGCGTTTGATTGCTTCTCTGATGCTTGTTGTGATGTATCTCGAAACGGTGTTGCCGAATTATGCATTTGGCGCTCCTGTGGTATTTCCTGTCAGCGTAACAACTACAAGAACCCCATTGCCGGTAAGGGAAAATGCAGCAGTACTACCCGCTGAAAAAAGCACCCCAGCTGGCCGTACCATGACATCCAAAGCATTTATCGGGGGCCCTACACAACCCGAAAGCCAGGACTTCCACTCGGTGAACAGTGATAACATGGTCGACCTGTTTTCCGGAGATTTTTCCTATTCTATTCCATTGCTGGATGTAGGCGGTTATCCGCTGGCGCTGGGTTATAACAGTGGCGTAGGCATGGATCAGGATGCAAGCTGGGTAGGTCTTGGCTGGAACCTGAACCCGGGTTCCATCACAAGAAACCTGAGAGGCTTACCCGATGATTTCAATGGTACAGATACCATACAGCAGGTTTCTGCTATGAAACCCAATGTAAGTGCAGGTGTTTCTGTAGCGTTGTCTGAAGAGCTGCTGGGTCTTCCGTTGAATAAGCTCACCGGTAGTGATTCTGCCAGTCTCTCTTTATCCCTTACTGCGAGTGTCGGCATTAATTATAATAATTACAAAGGCTGGGGAATGGAAACCGGTCTTAGTCCCAGTATCAATGTAGGCTCTGCCTCCATGGGTAAATTAACCGCAGGATTGTCTCTTACAAATAGCTCTACAGATGGCTTTACAGTGGGTGCCAGCCTGGATTACAAAAAGAATTGGGAAAGGACGAAGGAAACCGGAACCATGGGTGGCAGTGTTGGTCTTAGCACAGGATTTAATTCCAGAAGTGGTATGAAAGCACTGACGTTGGGATTGGGTACGAGCATGACCCGTAGTTCAACTAAAAATCAAACCGGAAGTGACGGTAAGACAGTGACCACTACCACCAATCAATGGGGCAGTTCCACAGGTGCAAGTCGTACGATCATGTCTTTTGCATATCCTTCTTATTCTCCTGCAGTCACTCTTCCTTATACAAATACCAACCTGACATTTACCTTGAAAGTAGGGACCGATGCTTCGGTAAGCTCTTCTACGCTTGCATTTGAAGGTTACTATGCAAAACAGGAAATAAAGGAAGCTGATCAGCATAGATCACTGCCTGCTTATGGTTATCTGAACTACCAGGGTGCCGGTAATAATACGAGTGTATTGATGGATTATAACCGTGAAAAGGATATTCCTTACCGTGAGAAACCCGCCGTGCCTAATATTGGTATTCCATCCTATACCTACGATGTGTTTGCGATGTCAGGTGAAGGTACAGGGGGTAGTTTCAGGGCTTACCGCAGCGATATCGGTCATGTATTTGATCACTACAACAAAACTAAATTTGTATCAGGTACCGCAGGTGCTGATCTTTCTGCCGGAGGTCTGGTCCATGCCGGTGCTACGATAGGTCTTACCTATGCTTATACTGAAAATGGTGCCTGGCTGAAGGATAATATATTTTATACCCAAACTCCATTTACCAGTTCTCTGGGTACCTACGAAGGGTCATACTTCAGGAACCCCGGTGAGATGACTGTGAATGATAAGGAATATTATACAAAACTGGGTGGTGATGATGTCGTGACCGTGAAATTAAACCAGTCCAGTACCAGCAGCTCAACCCTGCAGGCAACCAAATACCTGAGCAGATACCAGTATAAAAAATGGGTGGCTGATGAGGCAATGGATACCCTTAGTTCCATGAGAACAAGGCGTGAGAAAAGAAACCAGGTCATCTCTTACCTCACAGCTGAAGAAGCTGGTGTGGCAGGGTTTCCTCGATTTATTGAGAACTATTCAGAGAATTATTATAGCCTGACCCCTTGTCCAGCTGTTATTTCAGATGATGTAGATGGAGACGGTGTGGGATTGCAGGGACAGTATTTTATTCATAGAAATTTTGAAAAGAAACTGTATGAAAAAGTAGATACAGTAATTTATATGCCAAATCAGACGGTCTTTAACTATGACCGTGCTGCCGATGTGACGCCATTAAATACCAGGTGGTCCGCCAGATGGACAGGCCGTATCAAAGCACCCGTTACCGGTGATTACACTTTTTATTTAAATCATGACGATGGTGCCCGGTTGTTCCTGAATGATACCAGCCTGATTGACAACTTTGGAATAGTAGCAACGCTGGACTCTGCCAAAGTAAACCTTGTGGCAGGCCAGTATTATAAGGTGCGCGTGGATTATAATAATAATAAAGGTTCCATGCGTGCGATGTTGGAATGGAAATACCCTTCCCAGGATCGCATCCGTGTCCCGACAGAAAACCTTTATCTGACATCAACAAAAGATACATTGATGGTAGATAGTGTTTCCATAGAGAAACGCGTAAATTCTTTCCGCCAGAAGAATCATATTTCTGAAATTGATGTGACCAATGCAGATGGAAAACGATACATCTATGGTCTGCCTATCTATAACCTGCAACAAAAAGAAGCCACCTTCTCTGTAGATGCTTCCAAAGGAAATGCAGACAGTGGCCTTGTAAAATATACACCTGGTGCTGAGAACTCAACGGGTAATAGCAGTGGTAATGACCATTATTATTCCAGTGAACTCATGCCAGCCTATGCGCATACCTTCCTGTTGACTGCCCTGTTGTCTCCCGACTACCAGGATTTAACAGGCAATGGTATTACAGCAGATGATAAAGGTGACGCAATCAAATTTAACTATACCAAGATAGCAGGTATCAATAATCCGTACAACTGGCGTTCACCTGCACCTGCTATCCCGAATCAGGCATCCCTGAACCAGGGCCAGCGTACAGATAACCGCGATGATAAAGGTAGTTATGTGTACGGTCAGAAAGAACTGTGGTACCTGCACTCTATTGAGTCCAAGAACATGGTGGCCATCTTTAAAATGAGTAGTCGTGATGACCTGCCTGCCATCGATGAGAATGGTGTAAGACAAAAAGGTAATTATGGCCGTAAGCTGGAAGAGATCAATTTGTATACAAAGTCAGAACTGATGAAGGCAAATCCAAAGCCTGTTAAAACGGTTCACTTTGAATACAGCTATGATCTGTGTAAAGGTGCTAATGGTAGGATCAATGCCGAAGGTAAACTGACCCTGAAGAAAGTTTGGTTCACTTATAATAATAACCAGAAGGGTAAGCGTCATCCTTATGTATTCTTTTATAATGGCGTGAATCCTGATTATAACAGTAAGGAGGTGGATCGCTGGGGTACCTACAAACCATCTGGTCAGAACCCGTCTCAGGTCAATAACAATGATTATCCATATTCATTACAGGATAGTACACTGGCTGCACAAAACGTGGGTGCCTGGACGCTGGATTCTATCCAGCTGCCAGCAGGCGGTCGTATCAAAGTGGATTATGAAAGTGATGATTATGCCTATGTACAGAATAAGAGAGCTGCACAGATGTATACCATTGCTGGTTTCTCTTTAGGTGCGCCCAACTCAGCGGACGACCTGCAAAGTAATCTCTACAATGGTCAGTATGATAATCAATACGTATCGATCAATGTACCGAAAGCGGTAAGCAGCAATGCAGAAGTGTATACCCGTTACCTGGAAGGAATGGAAAAAGTCTATTTCCGTCTGTATGTGAAAATGCCTGCTGATAAATATGGTAGTGGCAGCGAGTATGTACCTGTCTACGCTACGCTGGATCAAAGCAAATATGGTTTCTTTAACGGAGGTAAAACCATCTATATCCGTGTGAAGGCTATCAGCACAAATGGTGAAATAGACATGGCTACCAGTTTATATAGCCCGTTGACGAAGGCCGCCTTCTCTTACCTGAGAATGAACCTGCCATCCAAGGCATATCCGGGTTCTGAAACAGGGGATGATGTATCGGCAGTAGATGTGATCAAGATATTGGCTAGCCAGGCAAGTAATATCGTACAGATGTTAGCCACGTTCGACAAAGCTGCCAGGACCAAAAACTGGGCGAGGTCAGTAGACCTGGGCCGCAGTTATGTTCGCCTCAATAACCCTTACTATAAAAAGTATGGTGGTGGTATTCGTGTAAAACGCATCAGGATATTTGACAACTGGAATGAGATGACCAAACAGAAAGAATCTGTATACGGTCAGGAATATATTTATACCACTACCAAAGATATCAATGGTAAAACAGATACTATCAGCAGTGGGGTGGCTACTTATGAGCCAATGATCGGTGCAGATGAAAACCCATGGAGAACACCATTGGAATATAACCAGCAGGTAGCTGCACTGGCACCTATTGTAAATGGTTATACAGAGCTGCCATTGGGAGAATCGTTCTTCCCATCTCCAGGTGTAGGTTATAGTAAAGTGCGTGTGAGAACTATCCATGCAAATAAAACCCGTTCTGCAAATGGGTATGGTGAAAACTGTTACTATACCAGTTATGACTTCCCTACATTAACTGATATGACCTTGTTGGCAGATAACAAGAAACGTTATAAACCGGCACTGAGCAACCTGCTGCGTATCAATTCAAAACATTATATCGCTGTCAGTCAGGGTTTCAAAGTGGAGTTGAATGATATGAATGGTCGATTGAAATCACAGGCTTCTTATAGTGAAACAAATTCGACTACTCCGGTTGCCTCTACCACTAATTATTATCGGGTAGATGATCAGCAGGCAACGACTAAGCATCTTAATAATACAGTGATGGCCATGACACCTAAAGGGGTGATTGACACTACTGCTGTAATTGGTAAGGACATGGAGCTGATGACGGATATGCGGGAAGAACGCTCTGTATCTACCGCCGTGACCGTACAGGTGAATGGAGATATGTTCACCTTCCCATGGCCTCCGATCATGTTTATACCTGTAGCGTTGAGTGTATATAATAAAGAAGAGACCATGTATCATTCAGCGGCAGTATCCAAAGTGATCTACCGTCATGGTATACTGGATAGTGTGGTGGTAACGGATAAGGATAGTAAGATCAGTACCCGCAATCTGCTGTACGACAGCGAAACGGGGAATGTGCTCCTGACCAGCACGCAAAATGAGTTCAACGATCCTATATATAATTTCACCATGCCGGCCGGCTGGGCCTACGATGGTATGAGTGGGGCCTATAAGAATATCGGGGTGATCCTGAAAAATATCTATATCAGGCAGGGCCGTATTACAAGTGGTCTGCCTGCAACAGCTAAAGTAACAGATTACTTTGCAGGTGGTGATAAGATATTGATCTACAGTAAGCCTAAAACAGGTGGAGAAGATTGTGCGCCTCATGTGGCCACCTTCCCTGCTACAGGGCTGATGTATACAGTGGATGCCAATGAGCAGAACGGTGGTAGTCCTGATATCTACTTTGTAGATGAGAATGGACAACCTTTTACAGGGAATGATATTACCCTGAAGGTGGTGAAGTCAGGGAGAAAGAATATAGGTGCAGCCATCAGTAATGTATCATTATTGAAAAACCCGCTTGTACAAACCAGTACTGGTTACAAACTGGTGATAGATAGTACGTCAAAAGTAATTGCTGCCGCAGCAGTACAATATAAATCAACCTGGAAAGTACCTGATAGCAGGAAGTCCGGTACAGTGACCACTTGTGTACCTGAAGCATATGCAAAGTATGCAGGGGGAGATGCTTCGGATTGTGGGGTGACACAGACAACTTATGGTAACCATCTGCTGAGCAGGTCTTACATTGTTAGTAATTGTTCCAGCGGATATATAGGCAGGTATGCCGTTTCTTATGTGGTGCCTGCCAATAAATTTTCGTCAACTGTGAGCCAGGCAGCCGCTGATTCCATGGCGCAGAAGCTAATGAGTGATAGCGGACAGTTGTACGCCAATGCACATGGCGTATGTATCGCTTATTATGCAAGTACAGCACAAACTGCTACAACAAGTAAGAACAATTGTGCTGCGGGGTCGAAGGGTGCTACTGCTTCTTATACAGTAGGAGCCGGTTTCTCTCATTCTTATGTAAGCCAGGCTGCAGCTGATTCAACCGCTTATGCATGGGCACTTTCTGAGGCACAATCGCAGGCAAATAATTCCACCTGTTATTATTATAGCGTTGCACAGAGTGGTAGCTACACAAAGAACAACTGTGCTTCAGGTGGTACAGGAGGATCAGTCACCTACAACCTTGCAGCAGGTACAGATTCTTCATCAGTCAGTCAGACCGCTGCCGATTCACTGGCGAAGATCAGACTGGCTTCACTGGGACAGGCTTATGCGAATGCAAATGGCACCTGTACCTTCTATAATACATTGGTGAGTGTTACTAAAACCCGTAACAACTGTGCATCTGGTGGAACCGGTTCTTCAGTGACCTACACGGTAGCAGCAGGTAAATGGAGCAGTACAGTGAGTCAGGCAAAGGCCGATAGTTTGGCGAATGTGGACCTCACGAATAATGCACAGGCTTATGCAAATACAAATGGAACCTGCACTTACTATAATACAGCGGTAAGTGTGACCAAGACCAAAAACAACTGTGCAAGCGGCGGTACGGGTTCTTCCGTGACTTACACCGTAGCTGCGAATAAATACAGTAGTACAGTGAGTCAGGCGAGTGCAGATAGTTTGGCGAATGCGGATCTGACAGCGAATGCACAGACCTACGCGAATACAAACGGTTACTGTACCTTCTATAACACTGCGGTAAGCGTTACGAAAACCCGTAACAACTGTGCAACCGGCGGTACGGGTTCTTCCGTGACCTACACTGTAGCAGCGAATAAATACAGCAGTACAGTGAGTCAGGCGAGTGCAGATAGTTTGGCGAATGCGGATCTGACTGCGAATGCACAAACTTATGCTAATACAAACGGTTATTGTACCTTCTATAACACAGCGGTAAGCGTTACGAAAACCCGTAACAACTGTGCAACCGGTGGTACGGGTTCTTCAGTGACCTACACCGTAGCTGCGAATAAATACAGTAGTACAGTCAGTCAGGCGAGTGCAGATAGTTTGGCGAATGCGGATCTGACAGCCAATGCCCAGACCTATGCAAATACAAATGGTAGCTGTACCTTCTATAATACAGCCGTAACATCTACCAAGACACGGAACAACTGTGGCACAAATGGAACTGGTTCTTCTGTGACCTACACCGTAGCCGCCAGCAAGTATAGCAGTACGGTCAGCCAGGCGAGTGCAGATAGTTTGGCAAGTGCGGATCTGACAGCCAACGCCCAGACCTATGCAAATACGAATGGTACCTGTACCTATACGAACGATGCGATGAGCCGCACCTATACGAGGAACAATTGTGGAACGGGATATACAGGCAGTTCAGTTACTTACAGCGTAGCTGCCGGTAAATATACCTCTACCGTGAGCTATGCCGATGCAAATTCAAAAGCAGCAGCCGATACATTAGCAAATGGTCAGACCTATGCCAATACGAATGGGACATGTACAGCGCAAACAGTCACTGTCAATATTAATCCGTCTCCATCAGGACATACTGCCAATACGGCCCATGGTACTATTTCTATAAAGACGTCTTCCGGAACAACGATTATGAGTGGTACTTATGATGGAACAGACCTGCTGGCCACCAATGGCACTTCAAAAACGTACAGTACTACTGCAACTACATTTGTTGTTACCATCGCTGCTATGACGGCGGGTTATGCTTCTGTAAATGGTACTGCTAAGAATGTTTATTCCGGTACACAAACATGGACCGTCACCGGAAGTACGATCAACATTTTACTGTATTTACAATAA
- a CDS encoding transposase, whose amino-acid sequence MLPHLSKGKRGFKARIDLVKVVLLILKRMKTGCQWRELCICEYFDKGATSWQNIHRYFLKWSKDGSFKRAWINLLSCNKKLLDLSSAQLDGSHTPVKRGGQAVGYQGRKASKTSNSLFLCDNRGQMLTVSTAQSGEHNDLYDIVKLFKEMIGVLEQSDINCNGIFVNADPGFDSEDLKQVCIDYEIELNVKPNLRNQKKQSDEYRYFDDQLYKRRTKIEHANAWMDAFKALLVRYEKLVETWMALQWLALITLFCRKLKV is encoded by the coding sequence ATTTTACCACATTTAAGCAAAGGCAAAAGAGGCTTTAAGGCCAGGATAGATTTAGTAAAAGTGGTTCTGTTGATTTTAAAGCGAATGAAAACAGGCTGCCAGTGGCGAGAGTTGTGTATTTGCGAATATTTTGATAAAGGGGCGACCTCGTGGCAAAATATTCACAGGTATTTTTTAAAATGGAGTAAAGACGGTTCATTCAAGAGGGCTTGGATCAATCTTTTATCTTGTAATAAGAAACTGCTGGATCTGTCAAGCGCTCAGTTAGATGGTAGCCATACACCTGTCAAACGTGGTGGCCAGGCGGTAGGTTATCAAGGCAGAAAAGCTTCAAAAACCAGTAATAGTTTGTTCTTATGTGACAACAGAGGTCAGATGCTGACGGTATCAACGGCGCAAAGTGGAGAGCATAATGACTTATACGATATAGTGAAGCTGTTTAAAGAAATGATCGGGGTTCTGGAACAATCCGATATCAATTGCAATGGAATATTTGTAAATGCCGATCCTGGATTTGACAGCGAAGATTTAAAACAAGTATGCATTGACTACGAGATTGAATTAAATGTAAAACCCAACTTGCGAAATCAAAAGAAGCAAAGTGATGAATACCGATATTTTGATGATCAACTTTACAAAAGACGAACAAAAATTGAACATGCCAATGCCTGGATGGATGCTTTTAAAGCATTGCTTGTCAGATATGAAAAACTTGTTGAAACATGGATGGCATTGCAATGGCTGGCTCTTATAACCCTTTTTTGTAGAAAATTAAAAGTATAA
- a CDS encoding RNA polymerase sigma factor yields MHTVKDDLVKAVARGDIKAFNQLFEEFYAPLFYYTYNLVQDKEEAKDIVLTALYKGWERRAQFLQYQHIKSFLYLVVRNARLNFIKKEQHTANRIQDFLLTEELQTTDNDHLATEAEVLKKVFKAIDGLPQKCREVFRLTYLENKSVQEIASFL; encoded by the coding sequence ATGCACACAGTAAAAGATGATTTGGTAAAAGCCGTGGCCAGAGGAGATATAAAAGCCTTCAACCAGCTTTTTGAGGAGTTTTATGCCCCCCTTTTTTATTATACCTATAACCTGGTACAGGATAAGGAAGAGGCTAAAGATATTGTACTGACAGCACTTTATAAAGGCTGGGAACGAAGAGCACAGTTCCTCCAATACCAACACATTAAATCCTTTCTTTACCTGGTAGTACGCAATGCCAGGCTAAATTTCATAAAAAAAGAACAGCACACTGCAAACCGTATCCAGGATTTTCTCCTAACGGAAGAGCTGCAAACTACTGACAATGATCACCTCGCTACTGAAGCCGAAGTGCTGAAAAAAGTATTTAAAGCCATTGACGGGTTACCCCAAAAATGCAGGGAGGTATTTAGGCTTACCTACCTGGAAAATAAATCAGTGCAGGAAATTGCCTCCTTTTTGTAG